A region from the Streptomyces lydicus genome encodes:
- a CDS encoding sulfurtransferase, with protein MNAIITATELASELDRPTAPVLLDVRYQMGGPPGRPEYEAGHVPGAVYVDLESELASPPGPGGRHPLPDLDVFTEAMRAAGVRADRPVVVYDGGQGWAAARAWWLLRWTGHPDVRVLDGGLVAWEAAGGALSVDQSTPREGDFTPVPGGLALLRADDAAAVARRGVLLDARAAERYRGEVEPIDKVAGHIPGAVSAPTTENVVEGGTVFRDASELAERFAALGATPKAEVGVYCGSGVSAAHQVLALAVAGVPAALYVGSWSEWSADPARPVATGPQPG; from the coding sequence ATGAATGCCATCATCACCGCTACCGAACTCGCGAGCGAGCTGGACCGGCCCACCGCTCCGGTCCTCCTGGACGTCCGCTACCAGATGGGCGGCCCGCCCGGTCGCCCCGAGTACGAGGCCGGTCATGTGCCCGGCGCGGTCTACGTCGACCTCGAGAGCGAGCTGGCCTCGCCGCCCGGTCCGGGTGGCCGGCACCCGCTGCCCGATCTCGATGTCTTCACCGAGGCCATGCGGGCCGCCGGCGTCCGCGCGGACCGTCCGGTGGTCGTCTACGACGGTGGCCAGGGCTGGGCGGCCGCCCGCGCCTGGTGGCTGCTGCGCTGGACCGGCCACCCCGACGTACGCGTCCTGGACGGCGGCCTCGTTGCCTGGGAGGCGGCCGGCGGCGCCCTGAGTGTCGATCAATCGACTCCGCGGGAAGGTGATTTCACCCCGGTGCCCGGCGGCCTGGCGCTGCTGCGGGCGGATGACGCGGCCGCCGTGGCCCGCCGCGGGGTCCTGCTGGACGCGCGGGCCGCCGAGCGCTACCGCGGTGAGGTCGAGCCCATCGACAAGGTCGCCGGGCACATCCCGGGCGCCGTGTCCGCCCCCACGACCGAGAACGTCGTCGAGGGCGGCACCGTCTTCCGCGACGCGTCGGAACTGGCCGAGCGTTTCGCGGCGCTGGGCGCCACGCCGAAGGCGGAGGTCGGTGTGTACTGCGGCTCCGGGGTCTCCGCCGCGCATCAGGTACTGGCCCTCGCGGTCGCGGGTGTCCCCGCCGCCCTGTACGTCGGCTCCTGGAGCGAGTGGTCGGCCGACCCGGCCCGCCCCGTCGCCACCGGCCCGCAGCCCGGCTGA
- a CDS encoding thymidine kinase: protein MPELVFFSGTMDCGKSTLALQIEHNRSSRGLQGMIYSRNDRAGHGKLSSRLGLVTEAVEAAHGMDFYTHVVDRLSAGGRVDYVIADEAQFLVPEQIDQLARIVDDLELDVFAFGITTDFRSKLFPGSQRLVELADRIEVLQVEALCWCGARATHNARTVDGRMVVEGAQVVVGDVVGDVDGPHTEVGYEVLCRRHHRRRQTSAAARAAALSPDVLPVDSAK from the coding sequence ATGCCCGAGCTGGTGTTCTTCTCCGGAACGATGGACTGCGGAAAGTCGACACTTGCGCTGCAGATCGAGCACAACCGCTCCTCCCGCGGTCTGCAAGGCATGATCTACAGCCGCAACGACCGGGCCGGCCACGGCAAGCTCTCCTCCCGACTCGGTCTGGTGACCGAGGCCGTCGAGGCGGCGCACGGCATGGACTTCTACACGCATGTCGTCGACCGTCTCTCCGCCGGCGGCCGGGTCGACTACGTCATCGCCGACGAGGCACAGTTCCTCGTCCCCGAACAGATCGACCAGCTCGCCCGCATCGTCGACGACCTCGAACTGGACGTCTTCGCCTTCGGCATCACCACCGACTTCCGCAGCAAGCTGTTCCCCGGCTCCCAGCGGCTGGTCGAACTGGCCGACCGCATAGAGGTGCTGCAGGTCGAGGCGCTGTGCTGGTGCGGCGCCCGCGCCACGCACAACGCCCGTACGGTCGACGGCCGGATGGTCGTCGAGGGCGCTCAGGTCGTGGTCGGCGATGTCGTCGGCGACGTGGACGGCCCGCACACCGAGGTCGGCTACGAGGTGCTGTGCCGGCGTCACCACCGTCGCCGCCAGACCTCGGCGGCCGCCCGGGCGGCCGCGCTCTCCCCGGACGTCCTGCCGGTCGACAGCGCGAAGTAG
- a CDS encoding D-arabinono-1,4-lactone oxidase, with the protein MAVSNAAGGSGGRGPTIGPWRNWAGNVTARPARTAAPASTEEVAAVVRTAAADGLTVKAAGTGHSFTPAAATDGLLIRPERLTGVRSVDREAGTVTVAAGTPLKHLNETLAAHGLSLTNMGDIMEQTVSGATSTGTHGTGRDSASIAAQTTALELVTADGSVLTCSAGENPEVFAAARLGLGALGVISELTFAVEPEFLLTAREEPMPFDEVADRFDELVAENEHFEFYWFPHTGSCNTKRNNRSQGPAAPPGRVSGWVEDELLSNGVFQLACTVGRAVPAAIPRIAKISSRALSARTYTDIPYKVFTSPRRVRFVEMEYALPRAAAVAALGELKALVERSDFRVSFPVEVRTAPADDIPLSTASGRDTVYLAVHMYRGTPYGAYFAAAERIMTAHEGRPHWGKLHTRDAAYLADAYPRFGEFTALRDRLDPERRFANAYLRRVLGD; encoded by the coding sequence ATGGCAGTCAGCAACGCCGCCGGCGGCTCGGGAGGGCGTGGTCCGACCATCGGGCCGTGGCGCAACTGGGCGGGCAATGTGACCGCCCGCCCCGCCCGGACCGCGGCCCCGGCGAGCACCGAGGAGGTGGCGGCCGTGGTCCGCACCGCGGCGGCGGACGGACTGACGGTCAAGGCCGCCGGCACCGGCCACTCCTTCACCCCCGCGGCGGCCACCGACGGGCTGCTGATCCGCCCCGAGCGGCTGACCGGCGTCCGCTCGGTCGACCGCGAGGCCGGCACGGTGACGGTGGCGGCCGGCACCCCGCTCAAGCACCTCAACGAGACGCTGGCCGCACACGGATTGTCGCTGACCAACATGGGCGACATCATGGAGCAGACGGTCTCCGGGGCGACGTCCACCGGCACCCATGGCACCGGCCGCGACTCGGCGTCGATCGCCGCCCAGACCACCGCCCTGGAACTGGTCACCGCCGACGGCTCGGTCCTGACCTGCTCCGCCGGGGAGAACCCCGAGGTCTTCGCCGCGGCCCGGCTGGGCCTGGGCGCGCTGGGCGTGATCAGCGAACTGACCTTCGCCGTGGAACCGGAGTTCCTGCTGACCGCCCGCGAGGAGCCGATGCCCTTCGACGAGGTGGCGGACCGGTTCGACGAGCTGGTCGCCGAGAACGAACACTTCGAGTTCTACTGGTTTCCGCACACCGGCAGCTGCAACACCAAGCGCAACAACCGCAGCCAGGGTCCGGCGGCACCGCCCGGGAGGGTCAGCGGCTGGGTCGAGGACGAGCTGCTGTCCAACGGGGTCTTCCAGCTCGCCTGCACCGTCGGACGGGCGGTCCCGGCCGCGATACCGCGCATCGCCAAGATCTCCAGCCGTGCCCTGTCGGCCCGTACGTACACCGACATCCCGTACAAGGTGTTCACCTCCCCGCGGCGGGTGCGGTTCGTGGAGATGGAGTACGCGCTGCCCCGGGCGGCCGCGGTGGCGGCACTGGGTGAACTCAAGGCCCTGGTGGAGCGCTCGGACTTCAGGGTGAGCTTCCCGGTGGAGGTGCGGACCGCGCCCGCCGACGACATCCCGCTGTCCACCGCTTCGGGCCGGGACACCGTCTACCTCGCCGTACACATGTACCGCGGGACACCGTACGGAGCGTATTTCGCGGCCGCCGAACGGATCATGACGGCACACGAGGGGCGGCCGCACTGGGGGAAGCTGCACACCCGCGACGCCGCCTATCTTGCCGACGCCTATCCGCGGTTCGGGGAGTTCACCGCGCTGCGCGACCGGCTGGACCCGGAACGCCGCTTCGCCAATGCCTATCTGCGGCGGGTCCTGGGGGACTGA
- the sepH gene encoding septation protein SepH, with protein sequence MPELRVVAVSNDGTRLVLKAADSTEYTLPIDERLRAAVRNDRARLGQIEIEVESHLRPRDIQARIRAGASAEEVAQLAGIPVDRVRRFEGPVLAERAFMAERARKTPVRRPGENTGPQLGEAVAERLLLRGADKESVQWDSWRRDDGTWEVLLVYRVATEPHSASWTYDPPRRLVQAVDDEARALIGESDDTPEPSFPFVPRIARLPRDRPLDRALDRQTPERGERTASSGDEDGEPRVAEEAVGERDSLTSLLEAVPSFRGDMVVPETVKSAQSDEESEAEVEEPPAPAASAGAGSAYADVLMPRAVAGHRDRLTGTTDRQAEADGVRPGRRAAVPSWDEIVFGTRRKKPE encoded by the coding sequence ATGCCCGAACTGCGTGTCGTGGCCGTCTCCAACGACGGCACACGGCTGGTGCTCAAAGCTGCGGACAGCACCGAGTACACGCTTCCGATCGACGAACGGCTGCGCGCCGCCGTCCGCAACGACCGTGCACGGCTCGGCCAGATCGAGATCGAGGTCGAGAGCCACCTGCGTCCGCGGGACATCCAGGCCCGTATAAGAGCCGGTGCCTCCGCCGAAGAGGTCGCCCAGCTCGCGGGCATCCCCGTCGACCGGGTGCGCCGCTTCGAGGGCCCGGTGCTCGCCGAGCGCGCCTTCATGGCCGAGCGGGCCCGCAAGACTCCGGTACGGCGCCCCGGCGAGAACACCGGTCCGCAGCTCGGCGAGGCGGTGGCCGAGCGGCTGCTGCTGCGCGGCGCCGACAAGGAGAGCGTGCAGTGGGACTCCTGGCGCCGGGACGACGGCACCTGGGAGGTGCTGCTGGTCTACCGCGTCGCCACCGAACCGCACTCGGCGAGCTGGACGTACGACCCGCCGCGGCGTCTCGTCCAGGCCGTGGACGACGAGGCGCGGGCGCTGATCGGCGAGAGCGACGACACGCCCGAGCCCAGTTTCCCGTTCGTGCCGCGGATCGCGCGGCTGCCGCGCGACCGGCCGCTGGACCGCGCGTTGGACCGGCAGACGCCCGAGCGCGGCGAACGCACGGCATCCTCCGGTGACGAGGACGGCGAGCCGCGGGTCGCGGAGGAGGCCGTCGGCGAGCGCGATTCGCTGACCAGCCTGTTGGAGGCGGTGCCGAGCTTCCGCGGCGACATGGTCGTCCCGGAGACCGTGAAGTCGGCGCAGAGCGACGAGGAGTCCGAGGCCGAGGTCGAGGAGCCGCCCGCCCCGGCGGCCAGTGCGGGCGCGGGTTCCGCGTACGCCGATGTACTGATGCCACGCGCGGTGGCCGGCCATCGCGACCGGCTGACCGGGACGACGGACCGGCAGGCCGAGGCGGACGGTGTACGCCCCGGCCGCCGCGCCGCGGTGCCCAGCTGGGACGAGATCGTCTTCGGCACCCGCCGCAAGAAGCCGGAGTAG
- a CDS encoding VOC family protein has product MTTEAATRRMPGAPCWVSLLAHSLSATQEFYGALFGWEFRPGPQHFGPYARAFLHGREVAGLGELAPDRHLPVAWTTYLASDDADVTAEQIRSCGGTVGVGPLDADDDAGRMAIASDPQGAIFGIWQGRSVAGTSITGELGTPAWNELVTRDTSSVLTFYEHVFGYEAEPVISANFDYLTLHLKEHPVAGIHGVGNALPRDRGSHWMTHFAVSDTDAAARRVTELGGQVLQPARDCARGRLATVCDSEGAVFTIAQRN; this is encoded by the coding sequence ATGACGACCGAGGCAGCGACCCGGCGGATGCCCGGCGCGCCCTGCTGGGTGAGCCTCCTGGCCCACAGCCTGTCCGCGACGCAGGAATTCTACGGCGCGCTGTTCGGCTGGGAGTTCCGCCCGGGACCGCAGCATTTCGGTCCCTACGCCCGGGCCTTCCTCCACGGCCGGGAAGTCGCCGGGCTCGGCGAACTGGCGCCCGACCGCCATCTCCCGGTCGCCTGGACCACCTATCTGGCGAGCGATGACGCGGACGTGACCGCCGAACAGATCCGTTCCTGCGGCGGGACGGTGGGCGTCGGGCCGCTGGATGCGGACGACGACGCGGGGCGGATGGCGATCGCCTCCGACCCGCAGGGCGCGATCTTCGGCATCTGGCAGGGCAGGTCGGTGGCGGGTACCTCGATCACCGGTGAACTGGGCACCCCGGCATGGAACGAGCTGGTCACCCGGGACACGAGCTCCGTCCTGACCTTCTACGAGCATGTCTTCGGCTACGAGGCGGAGCCGGTGATCTCGGCGAACTTCGACTACCTGACGCTGCATCTCAAAGAGCACCCGGTGGCCGGTATCCACGGCGTGGGCAACGCCCTGCCGCGCGACCGGGGTTCCCACTGGATGACGCACTTCGCCGTCTCCGACACGGACGCGGCGGCCCGCCGGGTCACCGAACTGGGCGGCCAGGTGCTCCAGCCCGCCCGGGACTGTGCCCGCGGAAGGCTGGCGACGGTCTGCGACAGCGAGGGCGCCGTCTTCACGATCGCCCAGCGGAACTGA